In Rhineura floridana isolate rRhiFlo1 chromosome 12, rRhiFlo1.hap2, whole genome shotgun sequence, a single window of DNA contains:
- the BACE1 gene encoding beta-secretase 1 isoform X1, producing the protein MARALLGLLLCLGSGVARGPVQAPVGLWLPLRSGPLSSPEPQAQRAAEEPDESVGGGGGAFAGMLDNLRGKSGQGYYVTMTVGSPPQKLNILVDTGSSNFAVGAAPHAFLRRYYRRQLSSSYRDLRKGVYVPYTQGKWEGELGTDLVAIPHGPNVTVRANIAAITESDKFFINGSNWEGILGLAYAEIARPDDTLEPFFDSLVRQTQVPNIFSLQLCGADFPSNNSEALASVGGSMIIGGIDQSLYVGSIWYTPIRKEWYYEVIIVKIEVNGQDLQLDCKEYNYDKSIVDSGTTNLRLPKKVFEAAVKSIKTASSTEKFPDGFWLGEQLVCWQVGTTPWHIFPVISLYLMGETTNQSFRISILPQLTKGLCLHLLQQYLRPVEDVATSQDECYKFAISQSSTGTVMGAVVMEGFYVVFDRAHKRIGFAVSACHASVHDEFRTAAVDGPFLHSNMEDCGYNIPQTDESTLMTIAYVMAAICALFMLPLCLMVSQWRCLRCLRRGHDDFADDISLLK; encoded by the exons ATGGCTCGGGCGCTGCTGGGCCTCCTGCTGTGCCTGGGCTCCGGGGTGGCGCGCGGCCCTGTCCAGGCGCCCGTCGGGCTCTGGCTGCCCTTGCGGAGCGGGCCGCTGAGCTCGCCGGAGCCGCAGGCGCAGCGCGCGGCCGAGGAGCCGGACGAGAGTGTTGGCGGCGGAGGCGGCGCCTTCGCAGGCATGCTGGACAATCTGCGCGGCAAGTCCGGGCAGGGCTACTACGTGACGATGACGGTGGGGAGCCCCCCGCAGAAG ctGAATATCCTTGTGGACACAGGGAGCAGTAACTTTGCTGTGGGTGCAGCCCCTCACGCTTTCCTGAGGCGGTACTATCGGCGCCAACT CTCCAGCTCCTACCGGGACCTGCGGAAGGGGGTCTATGTGCCGTACACGCAAGGGAAGTGGGAAGGGGAGCTGGGCACCGACCTTGTGGCCATTCCTCATGGCCCAAACGTCACTGTCCGTGCCAACATTGCTGCCATCACAGAGTCAGACAAGTTTTTCATCAACGGATCCAACTGGGAAGGGATCCTTGGCCTGGCGTACGCTGAGATTGCCCGG CCTGATGACACCCTGGAGCCTTTCTTTGACTCCCTGGTGAGGCAGACCCAGGTGCCCAACATCTTCTCCCTGCAGCTGTGTGGAGCAGACTTTCCGTCAAACAACTCGGAGGCTCTGGCGTCTGTGGGGGGCAGCATG ATCATTGGGGGCATCGACCAGTCCCTCTACGTGGGCAGCATCTGGTACACCCCCATCCGGAAGGAGTGGTATTACGAGGTCATCATTGTCAAGATAGAGGTCAACGGTCAGGACCTCCAGCTGGACTGCAAGGAG TACAACTACGACAAGAGCATTGTGGACAGTGGCACCACCAACCTCCGGCTCCCCAAGAAGGTCTTTGAGGCAGCTGTGAAGTCCATCAAGACGGCCTCCTCG ACGGAGAAGTTCCCTGATGGCTTCTGGCTAGGGGAGCAACTGGTTTGCTGGCAAGTGGGCACCACTCCCTGGCACATCTTTCCAGTCATCTCTCTCTATCTGATGGGTGAGACCACCAACCAGTCCTTCCGGATCAGCATCCTGCCACAG CTGACCAAAGGCCTCTGCCTCCACCTCCTTCAGCAATACCTGCGGCCTGTTGAGGATGTGGCCACCTCTCAGGACGAGTGCTACAAGTTTGCCATCTCCCAATCTTCCACCGGCACCGTCATGGGTGCAGTCGTCATGGAGGGCTTCTATGTGGTCTTCGACCGGGCGCACAAGCGCATTGGCTTTGCTGTCAGCGCCTGTCACG CTTCAGTGCATGATGAGTTTCGGACAGCAGCCGTGGATGGGCCCTTTCTGCATTCCAACATGGAGGACTGCGGCTACAACATTCCCCAGACGGACGAGTCGACGCTGATGACCATCGCCTACGTCATGGCTGCCATCTGTGCTCTCTTCATGCTTCCCCTCTGCCTCATGGTGTCCCAGTGGCGCTGCCTGCGCTGCCTGCGCCGTGGCCACGATGACTTTGCGGACGACATATCCTTGCTCAAGTga
- the RNF214 gene encoding RING finger protein 214 isoform X2 — MASEQTKEEEEEEEEEEEEEDSESIPAAPPDAELPKGLATSPLSASDLSNHENDCLPLPAATCTNPAASKSWEDDHLEEVGEGESDSPLPAPQHQEISEEPLLSPPAEAASPPPACPSSEELSLPNVDNAVGEKRPSLSGESLPMAPPLAQADHSMDQTSAVLTCSKAELGTLILQHGRRQNGCPDLEDTPLAASPSVEDQDQDSASQKPSQNIAVQTDFRTADLEVNTDQDIEKNLDKMMSERALLKERYQEVLDKQRQVENQLQVQLKQLQQRREEEMKNHQEILKAIQDVTVKREETKKKMEKEKKEFLQKEQDLKAEIEKLCEKGRRLLKEQEEKESKIVSLLAEQSEEKEVWELELDKLKNQQNEINRSILEETERAWKAEILSLESRKELLVLKLEEAEKEAELHLTYLKSAPPTLETIRPKQEWETRLSRIRMTKESVRDQFNDHIQLVRNGAKLSSLPQIPTPPLPPPPLETDFLLPAFQPTSPLAPRLPFPIGTVPIPMVMPSADPRVLSFPLLSPSISRPSQPSSPLPAASQGRNSPVLASLVGPRVMPVASVPPPPGLGGVKAPAEFQRPPPPPVDKLEKFLEKLLTRFPQCNKAQLTNILQQIKAARRTLAGLTMEELNQLVAVKLAEQQERVAAVGSQAPAACKLCLMCQKLVQPSELHPMACSHVLHKECIKFWAQTNTNDACPFCPSPK, encoded by the exons CGCAAGTGACCTTTCCAATCACGAAAATGATTGTCTGCCGCTTCCGGCTGCCACCTGCACCAATCCAGCTGCAAGCAAGAGCTGGGAAGATGATCACTTGGAAGAAGTAGGAGAAGGAGAAAGCGACTCACCCCTGCCAGCTCCGCAGCACCAAGAGATCTCAGAAGAGCCTTTGCTCAgccctcctgctgaggctgcctctccgCCCCCAGCATGCCCCTCCAGTGAGGAGCTCTCTTTGCCCAACGTGGACAATGCTGTGGGGGAGAAGAGGCCCTCTCTGTCTGGGGAAAGTCTTCCAATGGCTCCACCACTTGCACAGGCAGACCACTCCATGGACCAGACCAGTGCCGTCCTGACGTGCTCCAAGGCTGAGCTGGGGACATTGATCTTGCAGCATGGCAGGAGGCAGAACGGATGCCCAGATCTGGAAGACACGCCCTTGGCAGCATCTCCGAGTGTAGAAGACCAAGACCAAGACAGCGCTTCCCAGAAGCCCTCCCAGAACATTGCAGTACAG ACCGACTTCAGGACGGCTGACCTGGAAGTGAACACCGACCAGGACATTGAAAAGAACCTG GACAAAATGATGTCCGAGAGGGCTTTGCTGAAGGAACGTTACCAGGAAGTGCTGGACAAGCAGAGGCAGGTGGAGAACCAGCTCCAGGTGCAGCTGAAGCAGCTCCAGCAGCGAAGGGAGGAAGAGATGAAGAACCACCAG gaGATCCTGAAGGCTATTCAGGATGTGACTGTTAAACGGGAAGAGACcaagaagaagatggagaaggAAAAAAAGGAGTTTTTGCAAAAGGAGCAGGACCTGAAAGCAGAAATCGAGAAACTCTGTGAGAAAGGCAGGAG GCTGCTGAAAGAACAAGAGGAGAAAGAGAGCAAGATTGTTTCGCTCCTGGCTGAGCAGTCTGAGGAGAA GGAGGTGTGGGAGCTGGAACTGGACAAGCTGAAGAACCAGCAGAATGAGATCAACAGGTCCATCCTGGAGGAGACAGAGCGGGCGTGGAAAGCAGAG ATCCTGTCCCTGGAGAGCCGAAAGGAACTGCTGGTGCTGAAGCTGGAAGAGGCGGAGAAAGAAGCAGAGCTCCACCTCACCTACCTGAA GTCCGCACCACCCACGCTGGAGACCATCCGGCCGAAGCAAGAGTGGGAGACGCGTCTGAGCAGAATACGCATGACTAAGGAGAGTGTCCGC GACCAGTTCAACGATCACATCCAACTGGTACGGAATGGGGCCAAGCTAAGCAGCCTCCCCCAGATCCCCACACCCCCGCTGCCCCCACCACCCCTGGAG ACAGATTTCCTCCTGCCAGCCTTCCAGCCCACCTCCCCCCTTGCCCCGCGGTTGCCCTTCCCCATTGGGACGGTCCCCATACCCATGGTCATGCCCAGCGCTGACCCCAGGGTGCTCTCGTTCCCGCTCCTTAGCCCGTCCATCTCCCGGCCCAGCcagccctcctcccctctgcctgctGCTTCCCAGGGCAGGAACAGCCCCGTCCTTGCCTCCCTGGTTGGTCCCCGCGTGATGCCTGTGGCTTCGGTCCCTCCCCCACCAGGCCTGGGGGGAGTCAAAGCACCTGCAGAATTCCAGAGACCCCCACCGCCCCCCGTGGACAAGCTGGAGAAGTTCCTGGAGAAACTGTTGACCCGATTTCCCCAGTGTAATAA GGCCCAGCTGACCAACATCCTGCAGCAGATCAAAGCAGCACGAAGGACTCTGGCCGGACTCACCATGGAAGAGCTGAACCAGCTGGTGGCAGTCAAGCTGGCAGAGCAGCAGGAGAGAGTGGCAGCCGTTGGATCGCAG GCTCCTGCGGCCTGTAAACTGTGTCTGATGTGCCAGAAGTTGGTCCAGCCGAGCGAGCTGCACCCCATGGCTTGCTCTCATGTGCTGCACAAGGAG TGCATCAAGTTCTGGGCTCAGACCAACACAAACGACGCTTGCCCTTTCTGCCCCAGTCCAAAATGA
- the BACE1 gene encoding beta-secretase 1 isoform X2 has translation MARALLGLLLCLGSGVARGPVQAPVGLWLPLRSGPLSSPEPQAQRAAEEPDESVGGGGGAFAGMLDNLRGKSGQGYYVTMTVGSPPQKLNILVDTGSSNFAVGAAPHAFLRRYYRRQLSSSYRDLRKGVYVPYTQGKWEGELGTDLVAIPHGPNVTVRANIAAITESDKFFINGSNWEGILGLAYAEIARPDDTLEPFFDSLVRQTQVPNIFSLQLCGADFPSNNSEALASVGGSMIIGGIDQSLYVGSIWYTPIRKEWYYEVIIVKIEVNGQDLQLDCKEYNYDKSIVDSGTTNLRLPKKVFEAAVKSIKTASSTEKFPDGFWLGEQLVCWQVGTTPWHIFPVISLYLMGETTNQSFRISILPQQYLRPVEDVATSQDECYKFAISQSSTGTVMGAVVMEGFYVVFDRAHKRIGFAVSACHASVHDEFRTAAVDGPFLHSNMEDCGYNIPQTDESTLMTIAYVMAAICALFMLPLCLMVSQWRCLRCLRRGHDDFADDISLLK, from the exons ATGGCTCGGGCGCTGCTGGGCCTCCTGCTGTGCCTGGGCTCCGGGGTGGCGCGCGGCCCTGTCCAGGCGCCCGTCGGGCTCTGGCTGCCCTTGCGGAGCGGGCCGCTGAGCTCGCCGGAGCCGCAGGCGCAGCGCGCGGCCGAGGAGCCGGACGAGAGTGTTGGCGGCGGAGGCGGCGCCTTCGCAGGCATGCTGGACAATCTGCGCGGCAAGTCCGGGCAGGGCTACTACGTGACGATGACGGTGGGGAGCCCCCCGCAGAAG ctGAATATCCTTGTGGACACAGGGAGCAGTAACTTTGCTGTGGGTGCAGCCCCTCACGCTTTCCTGAGGCGGTACTATCGGCGCCAACT CTCCAGCTCCTACCGGGACCTGCGGAAGGGGGTCTATGTGCCGTACACGCAAGGGAAGTGGGAAGGGGAGCTGGGCACCGACCTTGTGGCCATTCCTCATGGCCCAAACGTCACTGTCCGTGCCAACATTGCTGCCATCACAGAGTCAGACAAGTTTTTCATCAACGGATCCAACTGGGAAGGGATCCTTGGCCTGGCGTACGCTGAGATTGCCCGG CCTGATGACACCCTGGAGCCTTTCTTTGACTCCCTGGTGAGGCAGACCCAGGTGCCCAACATCTTCTCCCTGCAGCTGTGTGGAGCAGACTTTCCGTCAAACAACTCGGAGGCTCTGGCGTCTGTGGGGGGCAGCATG ATCATTGGGGGCATCGACCAGTCCCTCTACGTGGGCAGCATCTGGTACACCCCCATCCGGAAGGAGTGGTATTACGAGGTCATCATTGTCAAGATAGAGGTCAACGGTCAGGACCTCCAGCTGGACTGCAAGGAG TACAACTACGACAAGAGCATTGTGGACAGTGGCACCACCAACCTCCGGCTCCCCAAGAAGGTCTTTGAGGCAGCTGTGAAGTCCATCAAGACGGCCTCCTCG ACGGAGAAGTTCCCTGATGGCTTCTGGCTAGGGGAGCAACTGGTTTGCTGGCAAGTGGGCACCACTCCCTGGCACATCTTTCCAGTCATCTCTCTCTATCTGATGGGTGAGACCACCAACCAGTCCTTCCGGATCAGCATCCTGCCACAG CAATACCTGCGGCCTGTTGAGGATGTGGCCACCTCTCAGGACGAGTGCTACAAGTTTGCCATCTCCCAATCTTCCACCGGCACCGTCATGGGTGCAGTCGTCATGGAGGGCTTCTATGTGGTCTTCGACCGGGCGCACAAGCGCATTGGCTTTGCTGTCAGCGCCTGTCACG CTTCAGTGCATGATGAGTTTCGGACAGCAGCCGTGGATGGGCCCTTTCTGCATTCCAACATGGAGGACTGCGGCTACAACATTCCCCAGACGGACGAGTCGACGCTGATGACCATCGCCTACGTCATGGCTGCCATCTGTGCTCTCTTCATGCTTCCCCTCTGCCTCATGGTGTCCCAGTGGCGCTGCCTGCGCTGCCTGCGCCGTGGCCACGATGACTTTGCGGACGACATATCCTTGCTCAAGTga
- the RNF214 gene encoding RING finger protein 214 isoform X1 produces MASEQTKEEEEEEEEEEEEEDSESIPAAPPDAELPKGLATSPLSASDLSNHENDCLPLPAATCTNPAASKSWEDDHLEEVGEGESDSPLPAPQHQEISEEPLLSPPAEAASPPPACPSSEELSLPNVDNAVGEKRPSLSGESLPMAPPLAQADHSMDQTSAVLTCSKAELGTLILQHGRRQNGCPDLEDTPLAASPSVEDQDQDSASQKPSQNIAVQTDFRTADLEVNTDQDIEKNLDKMMSERALLKERYQEVLDKQRQVENQLQVQLKQLQQRREEEMKNHQEILKAIQDVTVKREETKKKMEKEKKEFLQKEQDLKAEIEKLCEKGRRLLKEQEEKESKIVSLLAEQSEEKEVWELELDKLKNQQNEINRSILEETERAWKAEILSLESRKELLVLKLEEAEKEAELHLTYLKSAPPTLETIRPKQEWETRLSRIRMTKESVRDQFNDHIQLVRNGAKLSSLPQIPTPPLPPPPLETDFLLPAFQPTSPLAPRLPFPIGTVPIPMVMPSADPRVLSFPLLSPSISRPSQPSSPLPAASQGRNSPVLASLVGPRVMPVASVPPPPGLGGVKAPAEFQRPPPPPVDKLEKFLEKLLTRFPQCNKAQLTNILQQIKAARRTLAGLTMEELNQLVAVKLAEQQERVAAVGSQSLGRIHSPLFPAPLPQISNPMFLPPAQGSYTGTAPQAPAACKLCLMCQKLVQPSELHPMACSHVLHKECIKFWAQTNTNDACPFCPSPK; encoded by the exons CGCAAGTGACCTTTCCAATCACGAAAATGATTGTCTGCCGCTTCCGGCTGCCACCTGCACCAATCCAGCTGCAAGCAAGAGCTGGGAAGATGATCACTTGGAAGAAGTAGGAGAAGGAGAAAGCGACTCACCCCTGCCAGCTCCGCAGCACCAAGAGATCTCAGAAGAGCCTTTGCTCAgccctcctgctgaggctgcctctccgCCCCCAGCATGCCCCTCCAGTGAGGAGCTCTCTTTGCCCAACGTGGACAATGCTGTGGGGGAGAAGAGGCCCTCTCTGTCTGGGGAAAGTCTTCCAATGGCTCCACCACTTGCACAGGCAGACCACTCCATGGACCAGACCAGTGCCGTCCTGACGTGCTCCAAGGCTGAGCTGGGGACATTGATCTTGCAGCATGGCAGGAGGCAGAACGGATGCCCAGATCTGGAAGACACGCCCTTGGCAGCATCTCCGAGTGTAGAAGACCAAGACCAAGACAGCGCTTCCCAGAAGCCCTCCCAGAACATTGCAGTACAG ACCGACTTCAGGACGGCTGACCTGGAAGTGAACACCGACCAGGACATTGAAAAGAACCTG GACAAAATGATGTCCGAGAGGGCTTTGCTGAAGGAACGTTACCAGGAAGTGCTGGACAAGCAGAGGCAGGTGGAGAACCAGCTCCAGGTGCAGCTGAAGCAGCTCCAGCAGCGAAGGGAGGAAGAGATGAAGAACCACCAG gaGATCCTGAAGGCTATTCAGGATGTGACTGTTAAACGGGAAGAGACcaagaagaagatggagaaggAAAAAAAGGAGTTTTTGCAAAAGGAGCAGGACCTGAAAGCAGAAATCGAGAAACTCTGTGAGAAAGGCAGGAG GCTGCTGAAAGAACAAGAGGAGAAAGAGAGCAAGATTGTTTCGCTCCTGGCTGAGCAGTCTGAGGAGAA GGAGGTGTGGGAGCTGGAACTGGACAAGCTGAAGAACCAGCAGAATGAGATCAACAGGTCCATCCTGGAGGAGACAGAGCGGGCGTGGAAAGCAGAG ATCCTGTCCCTGGAGAGCCGAAAGGAACTGCTGGTGCTGAAGCTGGAAGAGGCGGAGAAAGAAGCAGAGCTCCACCTCACCTACCTGAA GTCCGCACCACCCACGCTGGAGACCATCCGGCCGAAGCAAGAGTGGGAGACGCGTCTGAGCAGAATACGCATGACTAAGGAGAGTGTCCGC GACCAGTTCAACGATCACATCCAACTGGTACGGAATGGGGCCAAGCTAAGCAGCCTCCCCCAGATCCCCACACCCCCGCTGCCCCCACCACCCCTGGAG ACAGATTTCCTCCTGCCAGCCTTCCAGCCCACCTCCCCCCTTGCCCCGCGGTTGCCCTTCCCCATTGGGACGGTCCCCATACCCATGGTCATGCCCAGCGCTGACCCCAGGGTGCTCTCGTTCCCGCTCCTTAGCCCGTCCATCTCCCGGCCCAGCcagccctcctcccctctgcctgctGCTTCCCAGGGCAGGAACAGCCCCGTCCTTGCCTCCCTGGTTGGTCCCCGCGTGATGCCTGTGGCTTCGGTCCCTCCCCCACCAGGCCTGGGGGGAGTCAAAGCACCTGCAGAATTCCAGAGACCCCCACCGCCCCCCGTGGACAAGCTGGAGAAGTTCCTGGAGAAACTGTTGACCCGATTTCCCCAGTGTAATAA GGCCCAGCTGACCAACATCCTGCAGCAGATCAAAGCAGCACGAAGGACTCTGGCCGGACTCACCATGGAAGAGCTGAACCAGCTGGTGGCAGTCAAGCTGGCAGAGCAGCAGGAGAGAGTGGCAGCCGTTGGATCGCAG TCTCTTGGCCGGATCCATTCCCCCCTGTTCCCTGCTCCTCTGCCTCAGATCAGCAATCCCATGTTCTTGCCCCCGGCTCAGGGCTCCTACACTGGGACGGCACCCCAG GCTCCTGCGGCCTGTAAACTGTGTCTGATGTGCCAGAAGTTGGTCCAGCCGAGCGAGCTGCACCCCATGGCTTGCTCTCATGTGCTGCACAAGGAG TGCATCAAGTTCTGGGCTCAGACCAACACAAACGACGCTTGCCCTTTCTGCCCCAGTCCAAAATGA